The following are from one region of the Sorghum bicolor cultivar BTx623 chromosome 2, Sorghum_bicolor_NCBIv3, whole genome shotgun sequence genome:
- the LOC8062592 gene encoding B3 domain-containing protein Os01g0234100 isoform X1, with protein MDIVSPSSVNHSTVGSFISMLYIRHALMPSSSVYHSTAGHSSSRIAAAMGIDQPIKRKRGRPAGSRSTNSEMEEKMKLIKWRTDLLDSGAGSSESDKDDDAIPMDDELAIVVANEPAALAIHCGDTDDDDGEVIPIEIVRPRRVGPKKRKLPGVPQTQIVRPRRVGPKKRKLPQGYDANGHHISVRESAVARAEEIQSNLPAEHPSIVKHMLRSHVVKGFWLGLPKHFCDKHLPNRDVGIVLEDENGEDHHTTYLGYKQGISAGWRGFAIDHGIKVGDVVVFELVKSTKFKVYIVRANGFTTADVDSNLQNLEARKKGEEQSCEDVISEEDTTTNNREVPPSDGSSRNGIGISDSEIDFDDVTSFSDVNVILDCLATDCEFHDRLRRTYYELCCSQKSLLHGHLLKQLQPTLVAGVIMETVSIADGIRACKAEASSREDFLVWKKTLESFELLGMNVAFLLNRVNGLLGAASPSRESYAEWQDKYEELKLERARAGDKMKALELRLSNVKDVLQKVDSEMEELQSSLKKSDEALQELASAPW; from the exons ATGGATATCGTATCGCCATCCTCCGTCAATCATTCAACGGTCGGCTCCTTCATTTCAATGCTATATATACGTCACGCACTCATGCCATCATCCTCCGTCTATCACTCAACG GCAGGGCATTCGAGCTCAAGGATAGCGGCGGCAATGGGGATCGACCAGCCCATCAAA AGGAAAAGGGGGAGGCCCGCTGGATCCCGATCTACCAACTCCGAGATGGAGGAGAAGATGAAATTGATCAAGTGGAGGACGGACTTGCTGGACAGCGGCGCCGGCAGCAGCGAGAGTGACAAGGATGATGATGCCATACCAATG GATGATGAGCTTGCTATTGTTGTTGCTAATGAACCTGCAGCATTAGCAATTCATTGTGGTGACACGGACGATGATGACGGGGAGGTTATTCCTATAGAA ATTGTGAGGCCAAGAAGAGTCGGGCCTAAGAAAAGAAAGCTTCCTGGTGTTCCTCAGACACAA ATTGTGAGGCCAAGAAGAGTTGGGCCTAAGAagagaaagcttccacaa GGATATGATGCTAATGGCCATCACATAAGTGTAAG GGAATCTGCTGTGGCTAGAGCTGAGGAGATACAGTCAAATTTACCAGCAGAACATCCTAGCATCGTCAAGCATATGCTAAGATCCCACGTTGTCAAGGGTTTTTGGCTG GGTTTACCAAAACACTTTTGTGACAAGCATCTTCCGAATAGAGATGTCGGAATTGTGCTAGAAGATGAGAATGGAGAGGACCATCACACGACTTACCTTGGATACAAGCAGGGAATCAGTGCTGGGTGGAGAGGTTTCGCAATTGATCATGGTATTAAGGTTGGAGATGTTGTGGTTTTTGAGCTTGTAAAGTCGACCAAATTCAag GTATATATTGTCAGAGCAAATGGATTTACGACAGCAGATGTAGATTCCAATCTGCAGAATTTGGAAGCGCGCAAGAAAG GAGAAGAACAAAGCTGTGAAGATGTCATAAGTGAGGAGGACACCACAACCAATAATCGCGAAGTGCCTCCAAGTGATGGCAGCAGCAGGAATGGCATCGGGATTTCAGATTCAGAGATCGATTTCGATGACGTGACAAGTTTCAGCGACGTCAACGTCATCCTGGACTGCCTGGCCACCGACTGCGAATTCCATGATCGCCTACGCAGGACGTACTACGAGCTCTGCTGCTCCCAGAAGTCGCTTCTTCACGGGCACCTGCTGAAGCAGCTGCAGCCCACCCTCGTTGCGGGAGTGATCATGGAGACGGTCAGCATCGCCGACGGTATCAGGGCCTGCAAAGCGGAAGCCTCTTCCCGCGAGGACTTCCTGGTCTGGAAGAAGACGCTCGAGTCCTTTGAGCTCCTGGGCATGAACGTTGCGTTCTTGCTCAATCGCGTCAACGGACTCCTTGGTGCTGCTTCTCCGTCGAGAGAATCCTATGCAGAGTGGCAGGACAAGTACGAGGAGTTGAAACTGGAGCGGGCTCGTGCCGGGGACAAAATGAAGGCTCTTGAGCTTCGGCTGTCGAATGTGAAGGATGTGCTGCAAAAAGTGGATTCAGAGATGGAGGAGCTGCAGTCCAGCTTGAAGAAAAGCGATGAAGCGCTTCAGGAGCTAGCCTCTGCGCCATGGTGA
- the LOC8062592 gene encoding B3 domain-containing protein Os01g0234100 isoform X2, with protein sequence MDIVSPSSVNHSTVGSFISMLYIRHALMPSSSVYHSTAGHSSSRIAAAMGIDQPIKRKRGRPAGSRSTNSEMEEKMKLIKWRTDLLDSGAGSSESDKDDDAIPMDDELAIVVANEPAALAIHCGDTDDDDGEIVRPRRVGPKKRKLPGVPQTQIVRPRRVGPKKRKLPQGYDANGHHISVRESAVARAEEIQSNLPAEHPSIVKHMLRSHVVKGFWLGLPKHFCDKHLPNRDVGIVLEDENGEDHHTTYLGYKQGISAGWRGFAIDHGIKVGDVVVFELVKSTKFKVYIVRANGFTTADVDSNLQNLEARKKVGEEQSCEDVISEEDTTTNNREVPPSDGSSRNGIGISDSEIDFDDVTSFSDVNVILDCLATDCEFHDRLRRTYYELCCSQKSLLHGHLLKQLQPTLVAGVIMETVSIADGIRACKAEASSREDFLVWKKTLESFELLGMNVAFLLNRVNGLLGAASPSRESYAEWQDKYEELKLERARAGDKMKALELRLSNVKDVLQKVDSEMEELQSSLKKSDEALQELASAPW encoded by the exons ATGGATATCGTATCGCCATCCTCCGTCAATCATTCAACGGTCGGCTCCTTCATTTCAATGCTATATATACGTCACGCACTCATGCCATCATCCTCCGTCTATCACTCAACG GCAGGGCATTCGAGCTCAAGGATAGCGGCGGCAATGGGGATCGACCAGCCCATCAAA AGGAAAAGGGGGAGGCCCGCTGGATCCCGATCTACCAACTCCGAGATGGAGGAGAAGATGAAATTGATCAAGTGGAGGACGGACTTGCTGGACAGCGGCGCCGGCAGCAGCGAGAGTGACAAGGATGATGATGCCATACCAATG GATGATGAGCTTGCTATTGTTGTTGCTAATGAACCTGCAGCATTAGCAATTCATTGTGGTGACACGGACGATGATGACGGGGAG ATTGTGAGGCCAAGAAGAGTCGGGCCTAAGAAAAGAAAGCTTCCTGGTGTTCCTCAGACACAA ATTGTGAGGCCAAGAAGAGTTGGGCCTAAGAagagaaagcttccacaa GGATATGATGCTAATGGCCATCACATAAGTGTAAG GGAATCTGCTGTGGCTAGAGCTGAGGAGATACAGTCAAATTTACCAGCAGAACATCCTAGCATCGTCAAGCATATGCTAAGATCCCACGTTGTCAAGGGTTTTTGGCTG GGTTTACCAAAACACTTTTGTGACAAGCATCTTCCGAATAGAGATGTCGGAATTGTGCTAGAAGATGAGAATGGAGAGGACCATCACACGACTTACCTTGGATACAAGCAGGGAATCAGTGCTGGGTGGAGAGGTTTCGCAATTGATCATGGTATTAAGGTTGGAGATGTTGTGGTTTTTGAGCTTGTAAAGTCGACCAAATTCAag GTATATATTGTCAGAGCAAATGGATTTACGACAGCAGATGTAGATTCCAATCTGCAGAATTTGGAAGCGCGCAAGAAAG TAGGAGAAGAACAAAGCTGTGAAGATGTCATAAGTGAGGAGGACACCACAACCAATAATCGCGAAGTGCCTCCAAGTGATGGCAGCAGCAGGAATGGCATCGGGATTTCAGATTCAGAGATCGATTTCGATGACGTGACAAGTTTCAGCGACGTCAACGTCATCCTGGACTGCCTGGCCACCGACTGCGAATTCCATGATCGCCTACGCAGGACGTACTACGAGCTCTGCTGCTCCCAGAAGTCGCTTCTTCACGGGCACCTGCTGAAGCAGCTGCAGCCCACCCTCGTTGCGGGAGTGATCATGGAGACGGTCAGCATCGCCGACGGTATCAGGGCCTGCAAAGCGGAAGCCTCTTCCCGCGAGGACTTCCTGGTCTGGAAGAAGACGCTCGAGTCCTTTGAGCTCCTGGGCATGAACGTTGCGTTCTTGCTCAATCGCGTCAACGGACTCCTTGGTGCTGCTTCTCCGTCGAGAGAATCCTATGCAGAGTGGCAGGACAAGTACGAGGAGTTGAAACTGGAGCGGGCTCGTGCCGGGGACAAAATGAAGGCTCTTGAGCTTCGGCTGTCGAATGTGAAGGATGTGCTGCAAAAAGTGGATTCAGAGATGGAGGAGCTGCAGTCCAGCTTGAAGAAAAGCGATGAAGCGCTTCAGGAGCTAGCCTCTGCGCCATGGTGA